A stretch of the Haloarcula ordinaria genome encodes the following:
- a CDS encoding DUF4382 domain-containing protein produces MQRRDFLRTTGLVASGGALAGCPGRNRETGLLVARLSDQSGVIGDFESCVVTIRELRVLSAADATETEDHEGAELLFSVDEVSVDLVEIAGEGSAFALEQELMPGAYVYLKLVVANVDATLTDGREAVVETPDNGPLKFPVPFEIRSGQGTTLTADVAPVQRGAPTSYLLRPMPSNTTVSYD; encoded by the coding sequence ATGCAGCGCCGTGACTTCCTCCGGACGACTGGCCTGGTCGCAAGCGGTGGCGCGCTCGCCGGCTGTCCGGGACGGAACCGGGAGACCGGGCTCCTCGTGGCGCGACTCAGTGACCAGTCGGGCGTCATCGGCGACTTCGAGTCCTGCGTGGTCACGATACGCGAACTCCGCGTCCTTTCCGCAGCCGACGCCACCGAGACGGAGGACCACGAGGGCGCGGAGCTGCTCTTCTCGGTCGACGAGGTCTCGGTCGACCTCGTCGAGATCGCCGGCGAGGGGTCGGCGTTCGCCCTCGAGCAGGAACTGATGCCGGGGGCGTACGTCTACCTGAAACTCGTGGTCGCGAACGTCGACGCGACGCTCACCGACGGCCGCGAGGCGGTGGTCGAGACGCCGGACAACGGCCCGCTGAAGTTCCCCGTCCCGTTCGAGATTCGGTCGGGCCAGGGGACCACGCTCACTGCCGACGTCGCCCCGGTCCAGCGGGGCGCCCCGACCAGTTACCTGCTCCGGCCGATGCCGTCGAACACCACGGTCTCGTACGACTGA
- a CDS encoding KEOPS complex subunit Pcc1, which yields MRRAELRTTHGSPAAAERIAAALEPDNTDEMDTHVNDDAVVTTVERDTTSGLQSTVDDYVVNLRVAAQLTNDTKESNHE from the coding sequence ATGAGACGCGCCGAGCTCCGCACGACACACGGGTCGCCGGCCGCCGCCGAGCGTATCGCGGCCGCACTCGAACCGGACAACACCGACGAGATGGACACGCACGTCAACGACGACGCCGTCGTGACCACCGTCGAGCGCGACACCACGAGCGGCCTGCAGTCGACCGTCGACGACTACGTCGTCAACCTCCGAGTCGCAGCACAGCTTACGAACGACACGAAAGAATCCAACCATGAGTGA
- a CDS encoding Mov34/MPN/PAD-1 family protein, translating to MGLFRSGGILGIAEPALDFALAASEDAHPNEYMGLLRGADASEVGLDEDGTVLTEVLVIPGTESNPVSATVKTSMVPNDMRAAGSVHSHPNGVLRPSDADLATFGRGDVHIIVGYPYGPDDWQAFDNEGEPVDLPVLDVDPPEETFFDFDQTDIDRELREEEFDS from the coding sequence ATGGGGTTGTTTCGCTCGGGCGGCATCCTCGGCATCGCCGAGCCGGCGCTCGACTTCGCACTCGCCGCATCGGAAGACGCCCACCCGAACGAGTACATGGGCCTGCTGCGGGGCGCAGACGCGAGCGAGGTGGGTCTCGACGAGGACGGCACCGTCCTGACCGAGGTGCTGGTCATCCCGGGCACCGAATCGAACCCGGTCAGTGCGACGGTCAAGACGAGCATGGTCCCGAACGACATGCGGGCCGCGGGCTCGGTCCACTCGCACCCGAACGGTGTCCTCCGACCGAGCGACGCCGACCTGGCGACGTTCGGCCGCGGCGACGTCCACATCATCGTCGGGTACCCGTACGGCCCCGACGACTGGCAGGCCTTCGACAACGAGGGGGAGCCCGTCGACCTGCCGGTCCTCGACGTCGACCCGCCCGAAGAGACCTTCTTCGACTTCGACCAGACCGACATCGACCGCGAGCTCCGAGAGGAGGAGTTCGACTCGTGA
- a CDS encoding 5-(carboxyamino)imidazole ribonucleotide synthase: protein MTLTSPGPTVGVVGGGQLGRMMGEAAAPLGLELVVADPTPDCPAAPVVRDQLVGGFEDRETFRELAERSDYLTFEIELADPDVLEAVAAETGTPVHPKPATLRTIQDKLVQKRRLSDAGVPVPEFRVVDTAADLREACDDLGYPAMLKARTGGYDGRGNVPVSGPDDVEAAIEDIAGPAMVEEMVDFERELAVMGCRGDGERDTYPVTETIHEAEILRESVAPARAEESVRERARDVALDVLDVMEGRGVFGIELFQTSDDEILLNEIAPRPHNSGHWTIEGCHTSQFEQHLRAVAGLPLGSTELRSPTVSTNILGDVDERQAAELHGERDVLATPRAHLHWYGKREVYELRKMGHVTVTGPDDVDRDDLLADSRALRGGLTFRD from the coding sequence ATGACACTCACCTCGCCAGGACCGACCGTCGGCGTGGTCGGCGGTGGCCAGCTCGGACGCATGATGGGGGAGGCTGCGGCCCCCCTGGGACTCGAACTGGTCGTCGCCGACCCGACGCCGGACTGTCCGGCCGCACCCGTCGTCCGCGACCAGCTGGTCGGGGGGTTCGAGGACCGCGAGACGTTCCGCGAACTGGCCGAGCGCTCGGACTACCTCACCTTCGAGATCGAACTGGCCGACCCGGACGTACTGGAGGCCGTCGCCGCGGAGACGGGCACACCGGTCCACCCCAAGCCTGCGACGCTGCGCACCATCCAGGACAAGCTCGTCCAGAAGCGCCGACTCAGCGACGCGGGCGTTCCGGTCCCGGAGTTCCGTGTCGTCGATACCGCTGCCGACCTCCGGGAGGCCTGCGACGACCTTGGTTACCCCGCGATGCTCAAGGCCCGCACGGGCGGCTACGACGGCCGTGGGAACGTCCCGGTCTCGGGCCCAGACGACGTCGAGGCGGCTATCGAGGACATCGCCGGCCCGGCGATGGTCGAAGAGATGGTCGACTTCGAGCGTGAACTCGCCGTGATGGGTTGTCGCGGTGACGGCGAACGCGACACCTACCCAGTCACCGAGACCATCCACGAGGCGGAGATTCTCCGGGAGTCGGTCGCCCCGGCGCGTGCCGAGGAGTCCGTCCGCGAGCGCGCACGGGATGTCGCTCTCGACGTGCTCGACGTGATGGAGGGCCGCGGCGTCTTCGGCATCGAGCTGTTCCAGACGAGCGACGACGAGATTCTGCTGAACGAGATCGCCCCACGTCCGCACAACTCCGGGCACTGGACTATCGAGGGGTGTCACACCTCGCAGTTCGAGCAGCATCTTCGGGCCGTCGCGGGCCTCCCGCTCGGGTCGACCGAACTCCGGTCGCCGACGGTCTCGACGAACATCCTGGGCGACGTCGACGAGCGGCAGGCCGCGGAACTCCACGGCGAGCGAGACGTGCTCGCGACGCCGCGGGCACACCTCCACTGGTACGGCAAGCGCGAGGTCTACGAACTGCGGAAGATGGGCCACGTCACGGTCACTGGCCCGGACGACGTGGACCGCGACGACTTGCTGGCGGACTCGAGGGCGCTGCGCGGCGGCCTCACATTCCGGGACTGA
- a CDS encoding 30S ribosomal protein S15, translated as MARMHTRRRGSSDSDKPVADEPPEWSDVDEDAIEARVVELAEQGHSPSEIGLQLRDEGVQGTPVPNVKLATGKKVTEILEANEAEPELPEDLRNLMERAVRLREHMDENPGDHQNKRALQNTQSKIRRLVDYYRGDGVDEDFTYSYDKAVELLD; from the coding sequence ATGGCACGAATGCATACACGCCGACGTGGCTCGTCCGACTCGGACAAGCCCGTCGCAGACGAACCTCCGGAGTGGAGCGACGTCGACGAGGACGCCATCGAGGCGCGCGTCGTCGAACTCGCCGAACAGGGTCACTCGCCGAGCGAGATCGGCCTGCAGCTGCGCGACGAGGGCGTTCAGGGCACGCCCGTCCCGAACGTCAAGCTCGCGACCGGCAAGAAGGTCACCGAGATTCTCGAGGCGAACGAGGCCGAGCCCGAACTCCCCGAGGACCTCCGCAACCTCATGGAGCGCGCCGTGCGCCTCCGTGAGCACATGGACGAGAACCCCGGCGACCACCAGAACAAGCGTGCGCTCCAGAACACGCAGTCGAAGATCCGCCGGCTCGTCGACTACTACCGCGGTGACGGCGTCGACGAGGACTTCACCTACAGCTACGACAAAGCGGTCGAGCTCCTCGACTGA
- a CDS encoding flippase activity-associated protein Agl23 has product MVGSRDVLSALRERRVRFRTWLAEDEYALVKLVVGISVLALLLRLPFLGARPAHFDEGRVAYWALHYGETGSFAYRRIIHGPFIQHVDRYVFAVLGPSDFTMRLPVAVVGSLLPLTALLFRDHLRQTETVAMALLLAVNPVLLFYSRFMRSDVLVAAFMFAAFGLLVRFYDTRRPRYLYAVAFFMALGFASKENAIVYVLTWFGALGLLLAKVFVLPNGYREAGDFLRDGPSMGAIKHRVVGRFYGAIHTLVAPVRSFRERHDSPATVLGAYAGHVALAVLLFGLVSLFFYAPRGAGLEGIRHPPAPPSEGSVGLWQGVFEPRLFPQMVEATLDRVVDQYGEWFEPASEKTPDAYRSHLGTSLKALGYASAPLLTFSVFGYALDRLGIVRPRHLVPFVAYGGFVSIVGYPAGTDIGAPWIVVHTVVPLALPAGVGLAAVFRWGGQSLEMDDVVGVAITGLIVVLVTALVANVAVTNVYTNGDTDENPLVQFAQPEESTRAALETMDRVATANANGPDVVMYHGEKGDAYDGGEAFVEQNRSSWDGAYWNLEPTCLQWHNTLPLPWYFAADDVSAVCENSPTALGVAAMTERPPMIITQDFDSTVPRERLRDNGYTGETYRLRTSGYKNVFTVWVHESYR; this is encoded by the coding sequence ATGGTCGGGTCTCGCGACGTACTGTCGGCCCTGCGCGAGCGTCGGGTCCGCTTCCGGACCTGGCTCGCCGAAGACGAGTACGCCCTCGTGAAGCTCGTCGTCGGCATCTCGGTGCTCGCCCTCCTCCTGCGGCTCCCGTTCCTGGGCGCTCGCCCCGCTCACTTCGACGAGGGCCGCGTGGCTTACTGGGCATTACACTATGGCGAGACCGGCTCCTTCGCCTACCGTCGAATCATCCACGGCCCGTTCATCCAGCACGTCGACCGCTACGTCTTCGCCGTGCTCGGGCCGAGCGACTTCACGATGCGACTGCCCGTCGCCGTCGTGGGCAGCCTGCTGCCGCTGACAGCGCTGCTCTTTCGCGACCATCTCCGCCAGACCGAGACGGTGGCGATGGCGCTCCTGCTCGCGGTCAACCCCGTTCTCCTCTTCTACTCGCGGTTCATGCGCAGCGACGTCCTCGTCGCGGCGTTCATGTTCGCCGCCTTCGGCCTGCTGGTCCGGTTCTACGACACGCGACGGCCACGGTACCTCTACGCCGTCGCCTTCTTCATGGCGCTCGGGTTCGCCTCGAAGGAGAACGCTATCGTCTACGTCCTCACGTGGTTCGGCGCGCTCGGCCTCCTGCTGGCGAAGGTGTTCGTCCTCCCGAACGGCTACCGCGAGGCGGGCGACTTCCTCCGAGACGGCCCCTCGATGGGCGCCATCAAGCACCGCGTCGTCGGTCGGTTCTACGGTGCGATACACACCCTGGTCGCCCCGGTCCGGTCGTTCCGCGAGCGCCACGACAGCCCGGCGACCGTGCTGGGGGCCTACGCCGGGCACGTCGCGCTCGCGGTCCTCCTGTTCGGACTCGTCTCCCTGTTCTTCTACGCCCCGCGCGGGGCCGGACTCGAAGGCATCAGGCACCCACCGGCACCGCCCAGCGAGGGCTCGGTCGGCCTCTGGCAGGGCGTCTTCGAGCCCCGCCTGTTCCCCCAGATGGTCGAGGCCACCCTCGACCGCGTGGTCGACCAGTACGGCGAGTGGTTCGAACCGGCGTCCGAGAAGACGCCGGACGCGTACCGCAGCCACCTCGGCACCTCGCTGAAGGCGCTCGGATACGCCTCCGCGCCGCTCCTCACCTTCTCGGTGTTCGGCTACGCGCTCGACCGCCTGGGTATCGTCCGCCCGCGCCATCTCGTCCCCTTCGTCGCCTACGGTGGGTTCGTCTCCATCGTCGGCTACCCCGCCGGGACCGACATCGGCGCGCCCTGGATCGTCGTTCACACCGTCGTCCCGCTCGCGCTCCCGGCCGGCGTCGGCCTCGCGGCCGTGTTCCGGTGGGGCGGACAGTCCCTGGAGATGGACGACGTCGTCGGCGTCGCGATAACCGGACTCATCGTCGTCCTGGTGACCGCGCTTGTCGCCAACGTCGCAGTGACGAACGTCTACACGAACGGCGACACCGACGAGAACCCGCTGGTGCAGTTCGCCCAGCCCGAGGAGTCGACCCGCGCGGCCCTCGAGACGATGGACCGCGTCGCGACGGCGAACGCGAACGGACCGGACGTCGTGATGTACCACGGCGAGAAGGGCGACGCCTACGACGGGGGTGAAGCGTTCGTCGAGCAGAACCGCTCTTCGTGGGACGGCGCGTACTGGAACCTCGAACCCACCTGTCTGCAGTGGCACAACACGCTCCCGCTCCCGTGGTACTTCGCGGCCGACGACGTCTCGGCGGTCTGTGAGAACAGCCCGACGGCACTGGGTGTCGCAGCCATGACCGAGCGGCCGCCGATGATAATCACGCAGGACTTCGACTCGACGGTCCCCCGCGAGCGGCTGCGTGACAACGGGTACACCGGAGAGACCTACCGGCTGCGGACCAGCGGCTACAAGAACGTTTTCACCGTCTGGGTCCACGAGTCCTACCGCTGA
- a CDS encoding 30S ribosomal protein S3ae — translation MSERSVSKRKQQKRWYTVLAPEQFDRAELGRTPADEPDQVLGRTIETTLGELNNDASENNTKLTFKINEVASDSAYTEFVKHELTRDYLRSLVRRGSSKIEAFVTVLTTDDYRVQIQPVAVTTKKADASQEKAIRRTMIDLVRETAKDRTFEEVVDSVVEGRLSSAIYSEAKDIYPLRRVEIQKTTLEARPEEVAAEEEVSVDVDEEDVDVEEA, via the coding sequence ATGAGTGAACGAAGCGTCTCCAAGCGCAAACAGCAAAAGCGGTGGTACACCGTGCTCGCCCCCGAGCAGTTCGACCGGGCAGAGCTCGGCCGTACACCCGCAGACGAACCGGACCAGGTGCTCGGACGCACCATCGAAACCACGCTGGGCGAACTGAACAACGACGCCAGCGAGAACAACACGAAGCTGACCTTCAAAATCAACGAGGTGGCGAGCGACTCCGCGTACACGGAGTTCGTCAAGCACGAGCTGACGCGGGACTACCTGCGCTCGCTCGTCCGCCGCGGCTCCTCGAAGATCGAAGCCTTCGTCACCGTGCTGACCACGGACGACTACCGCGTCCAGATTCAGCCCGTCGCCGTCACGACGAAGAAGGCCGACGCCTCGCAGGAGAAGGCCATCCGCCGGACGATGATCGACCTCGTCCGCGAGACGGCGAAGGACCGCACCTTCGAAGAGGTCGTCGACAGCGTCGTCGAGGGGCGACTCTCCTCGGCTATCTACAGCGAGGCCAAGGACATCTACCCGCTCCGACGCGTCGAGATCCAGAAGACCACCCTCGAAGCGCGACCCGAGGAAGTCGCCGCCGAAGAAGAGGTCTCGGTCGACGTCGACGAAGAGGACGTCGACGTCGAAGAGGCCTGA
- a CDS encoding plastocyanin/azurin family copper-binding protein, with product MERRAFLRAVGPAAVAGLAGCIGGSSGTQEYDVGMSARAYRPPQVEIEPGTTLTWLNTSKQGHTVTAYEGQLPEGAEFFASGDFASEQDAREAWGNSNRGTLFEGQSYEHTFEVEGEYPYFCIPHERGGMVGTVVVTSE from the coding sequence ATGGAGCGACGGGCCTTCCTCCGGGCGGTCGGACCGGCGGCCGTGGCCGGCCTCGCCGGGTGTATCGGCGGAAGCAGCGGTACCCAGGAGTACGACGTCGGGATGTCGGCACGGGCGTACCGACCCCCGCAGGTCGAGATCGAACCCGGAACGACCCTCACGTGGCTGAACACGAGCAAGCAGGGCCACACGGTCACGGCCTACGAGGGACAGCTCCCCGAGGGCGCCGAGTTCTTCGCCTCGGGCGACTTCGCCTCGGAACAGGACGCCCGGGAGGCCTGGGGCAACAGCAACCGCGGGACGCTGTTCGAGGGCCAGTCGTACGAACACACCTTCGAGGTCGAAGGGGAGTACCCGTACTTCTGTATCCCCCACGAGCGCGGCGGGATGGTCGGCACCGTCGTCGTGACGTCGGAGTAG
- the ribH gene encoding 6,7-dimethyl-8-ribityllumazine synthase: MVQLGLVVAQYDKHGAVIEEMTASARAAAADHDADIVETVTVPGAYDTPLAADRLARRDAVDAVAVLGVVIEGDTDHDKVITDAAARALTDVSLERDTPVTLGIIGPGMSRDEAEARTHKGGTAVTSAIELATQLP, encoded by the coding sequence ATGGTGCAGCTCGGACTGGTCGTCGCCCAGTACGACAAACACGGCGCCGTCATCGAGGAGATGACCGCGTCGGCCCGCGCGGCCGCAGCCGACCACGACGCCGACATCGTCGAGACGGTTACGGTCCCCGGAGCGTACGACACGCCGCTCGCGGCGGACCGACTGGCCCGTCGCGACGCGGTCGACGCCGTCGCCGTCCTCGGCGTCGTCATCGAAGGCGACACCGACCACGACAAAGTCATCACCGACGCCGCCGCACGAGCCCTGACAGACGTCTCGCTCGAGCGGGACACCCCCGTCACGCTGGGCATCATCGGTCCGGGGATGAGCCGGGACGAGGCCGAGGCCAGGACCCACAAAGGGGGGACGGCCGTCACGAGCGCCATCGAACTCGCGACACAACTACCATGA
- a CDS encoding FAD synthase, translating into MTRVVAQGTFDILHPGHVHYLEDAAAMGDELHVIVARSVNVTHKEPPVVPDGQRREMVAALKPVDEAHLGDADDIFVPIERIDPDVIALGYDQHHDESTLQAALGDRGLDCEIRRATPLERDDELLSTGRIIDRILRQRD; encoded by the coding sequence GTGACCCGCGTCGTCGCGCAGGGGACGTTCGACATCCTGCACCCGGGGCACGTCCACTACCTGGAGGACGCCGCCGCGATGGGTGACGAGCTGCACGTCATCGTCGCGCGCTCGGTCAACGTCACCCACAAGGAGCCACCGGTCGTGCCCGACGGCCAGCGCCGGGAGATGGTCGCCGCGCTGAAGCCCGTCGACGAGGCGCACCTGGGTGACGCCGACGACATCTTCGTCCCCATCGAGCGAATCGACCCGGACGTCATCGCGCTTGGGTACGACCAGCACCACGACGAGTCGACCCTCCAGGCGGCCCTTGGCGACCGCGGCCTCGACTGCGAGATTCGCCGAGCGACGCCGCTGGAACGCGACGACGAGCTGCTCTCGACCGGGCGCATCATCGACCGGATTCTGCGACAGCGGGACTAG
- a CDS encoding pyridoxal phosphate-dependent aminotransferase, translated as MTMDFASRVERVEPSATLAISNKAAELEAEGKDVVDLSVGEPDFDTPENIKDAAKAALDAGHTGYTSSNGIPELKEAIAEKLHDDGLTQYGPENLIVTPGGKQALYEIFQTIIDDGDEVVLLDPAWVSYEAMAKLAGGTLTRVDTAAHDFQLEGALDDLAQAVSDETELLVVNSPGNPHGAVYSREALEGLRDIAVEHDITVISDEIYKEITYDGVEAVSLGTLEGMEDRTVTLNGFSKAYSMTGWRLGYFAGPEELVSQAGKIHSHSVSCAVNFVQHAGVEAITNTDEAVEEMREAFAERREFLMGLFEDHGVEVPEPQGAFYMMPHVAPDGDDTEWCDAAISEAQVATVPGSAFGTPGYARISYANSKDRLQEAVDRLADADLI; from the coding sequence ATGACTATGGACTTCGCTTCCCGCGTCGAACGTGTAGAGCCGAGCGCGACGCTCGCGATCAGCAACAAGGCAGCCGAACTGGAGGCCGAGGGCAAGGACGTCGTCGACCTCTCCGTGGGCGAACCCGACTTCGACACGCCCGAGAACATCAAGGACGCCGCCAAGGCCGCGCTCGACGCCGGCCACACCGGCTACACCTCCTCGAACGGCATCCCCGAGCTCAAGGAGGCCATCGCCGAGAAGCTCCACGACGACGGCCTCACGCAGTACGGCCCGGAGAACCTCATCGTCACGCCGGGTGGCAAGCAGGCCCTCTACGAGATATTCCAGACCATCATCGACGACGGCGACGAGGTCGTCCTGCTGGACCCGGCGTGGGTCTCCTACGAGGCGATGGCGAAGCTCGCCGGCGGCACGCTCACCCGCGTCGACACCGCCGCTCACGACTTCCAACTGGAGGGGGCACTCGACGACCTCGCCCAGGCAGTCTCCGACGAGACGGAACTGCTCGTCGTCAACTCGCCGGGCAACCCCCACGGCGCGGTGTACTCCCGCGAGGCGCTGGAGGGCCTCCGCGACATCGCCGTCGAGCACGATATCACCGTCATCTCCGACGAGATATACAAGGAGATTACCTACGACGGCGTCGAGGCCGTCTCGCTGGGCACGCTCGAGGGCATGGAAGACCGAACGGTCACGCTCAACGGCTTCTCGAAGGCCTACTCGATGACCGGGTGGCGGCTGGGCTACTTCGCCGGCCCCGAAGAGCTGGTCTCGCAGGCCGGGAAGATTCACTCCCACTCCGTCTCCTGTGCCGTGAACTTCGTCCAGCACGCCGGCGTCGAGGCCATCACCAACACCGACGAGGCCGTCGAGGAGATGCGAGAGGCCTTCGCCGAGCGCCGCGAGTTCCTGATGGGCCTCTTCGAGGACCACGGCGTCGAGGTGCCCGAACCGCAGGGCGCGTTCTACATGATGCCCCACGTCGCGCCCGACGGGGACGACACCGAGTGGTGCGACGCGGCCATCTCCGAAGCCCAGGTCGCCACCGTCCCGGGCAGCGCCTTCGGGACGCCCGGCTACGCGCGTATCTCGTATGCCAACAGCAAGGACCGACTCCAGGAAGCCGTCGACAGGCTGGCCGACGCGGACCTCATCTGA
- a CDS encoding DUF7289 family protein has product MGARGYGPGARGQSAPLGLLLVFAVMIIGTTAVVALGAGAIDSTQTQLDAERIENTMTQFDSETSLVALGQSGVQQVELSATVSSGYTVDGSAGWMNLSYENRSTGVQTTIYNESMGVVTYEGRDGSRIAYQGGGVWRRDPTGSSSVMVSPPEFHYRNATLTLPLVTVSGDGVLNERAAVTRNSSRVFYPNQSINSAFRNPLQNGEVTVTVQSDYYRAWGTYFEERTEGEVSYDHPKNRVTLRLVSPIEKRKITSATASLSASGSFVIQGSSISACGGSPTPYTDSYDSSGTNDDYCTQKSNGATGTNGDVVYGDDVDISSGAGSDEILGNVTAGGSVIVGNGGGKPYVHGNISYTDNCTPSESDCASRITDPNGNVEQINGVQTVSSINGLVRDTVDDAASDNDNGATVNVSSNQLDFDAAGPSDTVELYAGTYYLTNIDFSGGDELILNTTDGDVTLVVKENVELPDDATVDVVDDGTASVYVEGTGGNANQLMMGKKSEITNDGDDAPQFRLYGQDNFTAAIGDGSGGNPARFVGVIYAPPGASGSGSVTLNGGIVYGGVLTGTTTIPTSGSGAIHYDDALQESAVISRSDKIVKVTYIHASVSEVNVTSG; this is encoded by the coding sequence ATGGGGGCCCGTGGGTACGGACCGGGAGCGCGCGGCCAGAGCGCGCCGCTGGGGCTGTTGCTCGTGTTTGCCGTCATGATTATCGGGACGACCGCGGTCGTCGCGCTCGGGGCGGGTGCTATCGACTCGACGCAGACGCAACTCGACGCCGAGCGTATCGAGAACACGATGACGCAGTTCGACTCCGAGACGTCACTCGTCGCGCTCGGTCAGTCCGGCGTCCAGCAGGTCGAACTCTCTGCCACCGTGTCGAGCGGCTACACCGTCGACGGGTCGGCGGGGTGGATGAACCTCTCCTACGAGAACCGGTCGACGGGCGTCCAGACGACGATATACAACGAGTCGATGGGCGTGGTCACGTACGAGGGACGGGACGGCAGCCGAATCGCCTATCAGGGCGGCGGGGTCTGGCGACGCGACCCCACCGGGTCCTCGTCGGTGATGGTCTCGCCGCCGGAGTTCCACTACCGGAACGCGACCCTGACGCTCCCGCTGGTGACCGTCAGCGGCGATGGGGTGCTGAACGAACGCGCCGCCGTCACACGGAACAGCTCGCGCGTGTTCTACCCGAACCAGTCCATCAACAGCGCGTTCCGCAACCCTCTGCAGAACGGCGAGGTCACGGTCACCGTCCAGAGCGACTACTACCGCGCCTGGGGAACGTACTTCGAGGAGCGGACCGAGGGCGAAGTGAGCTACGACCACCCGAAGAACCGGGTGACGCTGCGTCTGGTCTCCCCCATCGAGAAACGGAAGATAACCTCGGCGACGGCGAGTCTCTCGGCTAGCGGGTCGTTCGTCATCCAGGGGTCGTCAATCAGTGCCTGTGGCGGGTCACCGACGCCCTACACTGACAGCTACGACTCCAGCGGGACGAACGACGACTACTGCACGCAGAAGTCCAACGGCGCGACCGGCACCAACGGCGACGTGGTCTACGGCGACGACGTCGACATCAGCAGTGGGGCGGGAAGCGACGAAATCCTGGGGAACGTCACTGCCGGCGGGAGTGTCATCGTCGGTAACGGCGGCGGGAAGCCCTACGTCCACGGAAACATCAGCTACACGGACAACTGCACCCCTTCGGAGAGCGACTGTGCCAGCCGCATCACGGACCCGAACGGTAACGTCGAGCAGATAAACGGGGTCCAGACCGTCTCCTCGATAAACGGACTCGTCCGGGATACGGTCGACGACGCGGCGTCGGACAACGACAACGGTGCGACGGTGAACGTCAGCTCGAACCAGCTGGACTTCGATGCGGCCGGCCCGTCCGACACCGTCGAACTGTACGCCGGCACTTACTACCTGACGAACATCGACTTCTCCGGCGGGGACGAGCTCATCCTCAACACCACTGACGGCGACGTCACGCTCGTCGTCAAGGAGAACGTCGAACTCCCCGACGACGCGACCGTCGACGTGGTCGACGACGGCACGGCGAGCGTCTACGTCGAGGGGACTGGCGGCAACGCGAACCAGCTGATGATGGGCAAGAAATCCGAGATAACGAACGACGGAGACGACGCCCCGCAGTTCCGCCTGTACGGCCAGGACAACTTCACGGCGGCCATCGGGGACGGGAGCGGCGGGAACCCGGCACGGTTCGTCGGGGTCATCTACGCCCCACCGGGCGCCAGCGGGTCCGGGAGCGTGACGCTGAACGGCGGCATCGTCTACGGCGGTGTCCTCACCGGCACGACGACGATACCGACCAGTGGCAGCGGCGCCATCCACTACGACGACGCGCTCCAGGAAAGCGCCGTCATCTCTCGCTCGGACAAGATCGTCAAGGTGACCTACATCCACGCCTCGGTCAGCGAAGTCAACGTCACGTCCGGGTGA